A part of Aspergillus flavus chromosome 1, complete sequence genomic DNA contains:
- a CDS encoding putative phospholipase PldA (phospholipase D1): protein MDKFKERIQSLEDSLKDTHIVEEAHHFKHKVGKFFNIVNPNHRHDEAHEQETDRKRTEIAKSHRFESFAPIREGNKVKWYVDALDYLWAVSIALENAKEVIYIEDWWLSPELFLRRPAYQTQEWRLDQVLKRRAEAGVKIYVIVYKEVNQALTCNSAHTKHALRNLCPEGTPGHGNIKILRHPDHNIFENAADMTLYWAHHEKFIVIDYALAFIGGIDLCFGRWDANQHPLADVHPANMRDEVFPGQDFNNNRIMDFQSVAQWQANELSKADYGRMPWHDVAMGLMGDCVYDIAEHFVLRWNFIKRDKYKRDKTVDWLMLEGRLGEDEDLVAVQRPKYPCGDYVQHPYEPLTSKPCGAQGSARAQIVRSSADWSSGILTEHSIQNAYKEIISKAEHYVYIENQFFITATGDQQKPVLNTIGRAIVDACVRASREGRKFRVIIVIPAIPGFAGDLRQPEATGTRAIMDYQYKSINRGEHSIFGQLRHHGVDPEQHIFVFNLRAYDRINKTPALEALEKEAGVTYNDIQRGIAETIMSDSVHPSIGEEGDKGEVGYDNAQKEKEERLAKLRRYEEQAERHKPEYQPSSKDTVAHTTMLNGGKMSDEPWEGEAEAEKANFVQEELYVHGKVCIVDDRVAICGSANINDRSQLGYHDSELAIVVEDQDFIDSMMDGKPFKAGRVAATLRRQLWREHLGLLPAQDYDASQSPNAQPPNVCMNQILEGPENSFVTDPMSDPLWEMWTGRATTNTEIYRMLFRADPDDDIKNFDEYDSFRPRGNHKQGHLYDPYQPVKDVREKLDKIKGHLVWMPLRFLEDANMAEPGLQVNQITESIYT from the exons ATGGACAAGTTCAAGGAAAGGATCCAGTCGTTGGAGGATTCTTTGAAAG ATACCCACATTGTAGAGGAGGCGCACCACTTCAAACATAAGGTTGGCAAATTCTTCAACATTGTCAACCCGAACCACCGTCATGATGAAGCGCACGAACAAGAGACcgacagaaaaagaacagaaatcGCCAAATCCCATCGCTTCGAATCCTTTGCTCCGATTCGGGAGGGTAACAAGGTGAAGTGGTATGTTGATGCGCTAGACTATCTTTGGGCTGTTTCTATCGCTCTCGAAAATGCGAAGGAGGTCATCTACATCGAAGACTGGTGGCTTTCCCCGGAGTTATTCCTACGCAGACCCGCGTATCAGACTCAGGAATGGCGACTGGACCAGGTACTGAAGCGTCGTGCGGAAGCGGGAGTGAAGATCTACGTGATCGTATACAAGGAG GTCAACCAAGCACTGACTTGTAACTCGGCCCATACGAAACACGCGTTGCGCAATCTCTGTCCAGAAGGTACTCCTGGCCATGGAAACATCAAGATCCTACGTCATCCGGATCACAACATCTTTGAGAATGCAGCTGACATGACCTTGTACTGG GCCCATCACGAGAAGTTCATTGTTATTGACTATGCCCTGGCATTCATTGGAGGCATTGATCTATGCTTTGGGAGATGGGATGCTAACCAGCATCCTCTGGCCGATGTTCACCCAGCCAATATGAGAGACGAAGTCTTTCCAGGACAGGATTTTAACAATAATCGCATCATGGACTTTCAGAGTGTTGCACAATGGCAAGCAAACGAACTCAGCAAGGCGGACTATGGCCGAATGCCCTGGCATGATGTGGCCATGGGTCTTATGGGTGACTGTGTTTATGACATTGCTGAGCACTTTGTCCTACGGTGGAACTTCATCAAGCGCGATAAGTACAAGCGCGATAAAACTGTTGATTGGCTGATGCTGGAGGGCCGTCTAGGCGAAGATGAGGACCTGGTCGCGGTGCAGCGGCCTAAGTACCCCTGCGGTGACTATGTTCAGCATCCTTATGAGCCTCTAACCTCGAAGCCCTGTGGAGCCCAAGGCAGTGCGCGGGCACAAATTGTGCGCAGCAGTGCTGACTGGAGTAGCGGTATCTTGACTGAGCACAGTATCCAGAACGCTTACAAGGAGATCATCAGCAAAGCTGAACACTACGTCTACATTGAGAATCAATTCTTCA TCACGGCCACTGGAGATCAACAGAAGCCTGTACTCAACACAATTGGACGCGCAATCGTTGATGCTTGCGTCCGTGCTTccagagaaggaagaaagttCCGGGTGATCATTGTGATTCCGGCCATTCCCGGATTTGCAGGAGATCTTAGACAGCCTGAAGCAACAGGCACCCGGGCGATCATGGATTACCAGTATAAGTCGATCAATCGTGGCGAGCACTCAATCTTCGGCCAACTCAGGCATCATGGCGTCGATCCTGAAC AACACATCTTTGTTTTCAATCTGCGTGCATATGATCGTATCAACAAAACCCCTGCTCTGGAAGCACTTGAGAAAGAAGCGGGTGTGACATACAATGACATCCAACGTGGAATTGCGGAGACCATCATGAGTGACAGTGTTCATCCTTCCATTGGTGAAGAGGGCGATAAGGGCGAAGTTGGCTATGACAACGcgcagaaagaaaaagaagagcgGCTTGCAAAATTGAGGCGATATGAGGAGCAGGCCGAGCGCCACAAGCCCGAATACCAACCCTCCAGCAAGGATACGGTTGCCCACACAACTATGCTAAACGGTGGCAAGATGTCTGATGAGCCTTGGGAGGGTGAAGCGGAGGCTGAAAAGGCCAACTTCGTCCAGGAAGAGCTTTATGTCCATGGCAAGGTGTGCATTGTAGATGACAGAGTTGCTATTTGCGGCAGTGCCAACATCAACGATCGG TCGCAACTTGGATATCATGATAGCGAACTGGCTATCGTTGTGGAGGACCAGGACTTCATTGACAGCATGATGGATGGCAAGCCATTTAAGGCCGGTCGTGTAGCCGCTACCCTCCGGCGGCAGCTCTGGAGGGAACACCTTGGGCTGCTCCCAGCACAGGATTATGACGCTTCGCAAAGCCCCAATGCGCAGCCACCAAATGTTTGCATGAACCAGATCCTCGAGGGACCTGAGAACAGTTTTGTTACGGATCCTATGAGCGACCCGCTCTGGGAGATGTGGACCGGACGGGCGACTACCAACACCGAGATATATCGAATGCTCTTCCGCGCTGACCCGGACGACGACATCAAGAATTTCGACGAATACGACAGTTTTAGACCCCGTGGCAACCACAAGCAGGGACACTTGTATGACCCGTATCAGCCTGTCAAGGACGTCCGGGAGAAGTTGGATAAGATTAAAGGTCATTTAGTTTGGATGCCTCTTCGGTTCTTGGAAGACGCCAATATGGCCGAGCCCGGGCTGCAGGTTAACCAGATCACCGAG AGTATCTATACCTGA
- a CDS encoding uncharacterized protein (of unknown function-domain containing protein) produces MRVIRNNIYKDDVDFATLALQLPEFAKYLKPNNQLDFSDPDAVRQLSKSLLQRDFGLNVHIPENRLCPPVPNRLNYILWLQSLLDTTGKEYRDDYDPDRKVVGLDIGTGCCSIYPLLGCSVRPQWNFVATDIDDENIRTSQEAVSGNNLDSRIRVVKTDTSGDLIPLDKLEVEGLDFTMCNPPFYTSREELVSSAQAKERPPFSACTGAEVEMVTQGGEVAFASRMIEESLRLRQKVLWYTSMLGKLSSVSILVEKLIGHGNHNYAVTEFVQGSKTRRWAIAWSWGDLRPSVDVARSIATFPKHLLPFPSEYVFNIPNGSIDDASQKLDKELASLSLQWIWRSNLAMGVGFAMENVWSRQARRKMKGSAEAMQSIDVDDSRAALGFKVQLRKEGIEEKGVRVLIRWLKGTDSVLFESFCGMVKRKLEGR; encoded by the exons ATGAGGGTAATTCGCAATAACATCTACAAGGATGACGTCGATTTCGCCACCCTTGCACTGCAATTGCCTGAGTTCGCGAAGTA TCTGAAACCAAATAATCAATTGGACTTCAGTGATCCGGATGCTGTTCG TCAATTAAGCAAAAGTCTCTTGCAACGAGACTTTGGCCTGAACGTTCACATCCCGGAAAATAGGTTATGCCCGCCG GTGCCAAATAG GTTGAATTATATCCTATGGTTACAAAGCCTCTTGGACACTACTGGAAAGGAATACCGTGATGACTACGACCCTGATAGAAAGGTCGTCGGGCTTGACAT agGAACAGGATGCTGCAGCATATACCCCCTTCTTGGCTGCTCTGTTAGGCCACAGTGGAATTTTGTAGCAACAG ACATTGATGATGAAAATATACGAACGTCTCAAGAAGCCGTTTCTGGGAATAACTTAGACTCTCGAATCCGCGTTGTCAAGACCGATACCAGTGGTGATCTCATTCCCTTAGATAAGCTTGAAGTCGAAGG CCTTGATTTCACAATGTGCAACCCTCCATTTTATACATCTCGCGAGGAGCTGGTGTCATCAGCACAGGCAAAAGAACGGCCACCATTCTCT GCGTGCACCGGTGCAGAAGTGGAAATGGTTACCCAAGGAGGGGAAGTTGCTTTCGCGTCGCGCATGATCGAAGAAAGCCTCAGGCTCCGCCAGAAAGTCTTATGGTATACGTCGATGCTGGGAAAACTGAGCAGCGTCTCTATACTGGTTGAGAAACTCATTGGGCATGGCAATCACAATTATGCGGTCACGGAGTTTGTCCAGGGCTCTAAAACTAGGAGATGGGCGATAGCATGGTCGTGGGGTGATCTTCGCCCTTCTGTG GACGTGGCGAGATCGATCGCAACCTTTCCGAAACAccttcttccatttccgTCGGAATACGTCTTCAACATTCCCAACGGCTCTATCGACGATGCAAGTCAGAAGCTTGATAAGGAActcgcttctctttcccttcaaTGGATATGGCGCAGTAATTTAGCTATGGGTGTTGGGTTCGCTATGGAAAATGTGTGGTCCCGCCAGGCGCGTAGGAAGATGAAAGGTTCGGCTGAGGCAATGCAAAGtattgatgttgatgacAGTAGAGCAGCATTGGGATTCAAAGTGCAGCTGAGGAAGGAAGGTATCGAGGAGAAAGGCGTTCGAGTTCTGATAAGATGGCTCAAGGGCACAGATTCGGTTTTGTTCGAGAGTTTCTGTGGcatggtgaagaggaagcttGAGGGCAGGTAG
- a CDS encoding male sterility protein-domain-containing protein codes for MSTSLLRIYLVCRGTEKLLSKWREWLPPNIVNKVYDTKRLIVLDGDILLPNLGFLQSELGMIRDEDHIIIHAASSINLGSALKRVSDPIIGASEIMANLAFTCKRLDRFIYVSSAYSNAHLYPRGPDADVQINEEICEPGRQSLVLDELNEVRKSGTSQAYEAENFPWAYAYAKHITERLLQHYFSVHAAEKKLLIIRPCVIRPAQHFPFPGYNMPMSSPITMAVTAFALALTREVRIATKMDDPDGRVTIDEVPVDVVADRLLCHLAMGTIVEFLMKLRRIPWRLQFRWVKADWRSTDQHSISRLYAILGASFNFSENKTISMCQKLSKEEQQDLQLFTQIDISDNLLTQTEAIRFAMNTFARKRKIWRLIVWLLYSCFGKTGKTERFLGPT; via the exons ATGAGCACCTCCTTGTTGCGCATCTACTTGGTCTGTAGGGGTACCGA AAAACTCCTCTCCAAGTGGAGAGAATGGCTACCTCCCAACATAGTGAACAAAGTCTACGACACGAAACGACTGATTGTACTTGACGGTGATATCCTCCTACCTAACCTCGGTTTCTTGCAATCAGAGTTAGGTATGATACGGGACGAAGACCACATAATCATCCATGCAGCCTCATCTATCAACCTGGGGAGTGCGTTGAAGCGAGTATCCGACCCCATTATCGGAGCTAGTGAAATAATGGCAAACCTAGCCTTCACTTGCAAACGGCTCGATCGTTTCATCTACGTCTCTTCTGCATATTCAAACGCACATCTCTACCCTCGGGGTCCCGATGCAGATGTGCAAATAAACGAGGAAATCTGTGAGCCTGGAAGACAGTCCCTTGTCCTTGATGAACTGAACGAGGTGCGAAAGAGCGGTACAAGCCAGGCATATGAAGCGGAAAACTTTCCCTGGGCCTATGCATATGCTAAACATATCACGGAACGACTGCTACAGCACTATTTCAGTGTTCATGCTGCAGAGAAGAAACTCCTGATTATACGCCCGTGTGTCATCAGACCAGCTCAGCATTTCCCATTCCCAGGATACAATATGCCCATGTCATCACCAATTACAATGGCTGTCACTGCATTCGCCTTAGCACTAACTAGGGAAGTTAGAATTGCGACAAAGATGGATGACCCCGACGGTAGGGTCACTATTGACGAAGTTCCTGTAGATGTGGTGGCCGACCGCCTACTTTGTCATCTGGCTATGGGCAC AATTGTCGAATTCCTAATGAAGCTTCGCCGGATTCCTTGGAGGCTACAGTTCCGGTGGGTGAAGGCGGACTGGAGATCGACCGACCAACATTCGATATCTCGGCTGTATGCAATCCTTGGAGcttctttcaatttctccGAGAACAAAACTATCTCAATGTGCCAGAAGCTATCTAAGGAAGAGCAACAAGATCTGCAGTTATTTACGCAAATCGACATAAGCGATAATCTTCTCACTCAAACGGAAGCCATCCGCTTTGCCATGAATACATTTGCCCGCAAAAGGAAGATATGGCGACTGATTGTCTGGCTATTGTATTCCTGTTTCGGAAAGACGGGAAAGACTGAACGGTTTCTGGGCCCTAcctaa
- a CDS encoding guanine nucleotide exchange factor (guanyl-nucleotide exchange factor, putative), with the protein MAEVENGSANEPTQTPPALSQADNKEHGVDVSTHSDASDAVEEDKPTLPQDMERQKIDVNDSQGHKEVQSELDSIEPTEPIETSSDPSKDAVEPPAPEDKPSLQSEAKDENTDNTQDGSQEVSPEQGSPAENPDRDSVPPQDVPVPDPRVRSDSRSTTATFATHRSVPVSSTVFIVTALDTIGASREARRTKELEDAVKSAIANVKQSDGQPIDPEVIFRPLLLATKTLSVPLQVTALDCIGKLITYSYFAFPSAHDGNTSQTEPTQEQPPLIERAIDAICDCFENEATPNEVQQQILKSLLAAVLNDKIVVHGAGLLKAVRQIYNIFIYSKSSQNQQIAQGSLTQMVSTVFDRVRVRLELKELHIRDGEKAQGSSSDTVTLDPAENPQTNEEDQGSDVASAAVPDQPVAKEPTEKLTLQSFESNKDITSVNDNAPTTVTRAKARQTPVRSLSISGEEREDGEGLDDDEDEVYVKDAFLVFRALCKLSHKILSHEQQQDLKSQNMRSKLLSLHHIHYLINTHITVFTSPLLTIRQSSNSSDAMTLLQAVRPHLCLSLSRNGSSSVPRVFEVCCEIFWLMLKHMRVMMKKELEVFLKEIYLAILEKRNAPAFQKQYFMEILERLADDPRALVEIYLNYDCDRTALENIFQNIIEQLSRYASVPVSITAAQQHQFQEHHVKISRLGLEWHQRGTLPPTLTTANVSNIQQPNLQGVPSEYTLKYQSVESLVEILQSLDNWASQRMADQAVTNITSHKSIDNSRESLDTNAGAFLSSPRVDATEGSTGRSTPVAEDDPSQMEKVKQRKIALMNAVQQFNFKPKRGIKLFIQEGFIKSDPAEIASLLYRNDRLDKAMVGEYLGEGEAENIAIMHAFVDMMDFTKRRFVDALRGFLQNFRLPGEAQKIDRFMLKFAERYTTQNPNAFANADTAYVLAYSVILLNTDLHSSKMKGRRMTKEEFIKNNRGINDNQDLPEEYLTSIYDEIAGNEIVLDTEREHAANVGMPTGTPGGLASRAGQVFATVGRDIQGEKYAQASEEMANKTEQLYRSLIRAQRKTAVREALSRFIPATSVRHVGSMFNVTWMSFLSGLSAPMQDTQNLEMIKLCMEGMKVAIRVSCSFDLETPRVAFVTALAKFTNLGNIREMVGKNVEALKALLDVALTEGNYLKSSWREILTCVSQLDRLQLLTDGVDEGSLPDVSRARIVPQASSEGSRKSFQSSRRPRPRSINGPTAFRTEAAMESRSAEMIRGVDRIFTNTANLSHEAIIDFIRALSEVSWQEIQSSGQTDSPRTYSLQKLVEISYYNMTRVRIEWSKIWEVLGQHFNLVGCHSNTTVVFFALDSLRQLSMRFMEIEELPGFKFQKDFLKPFEHVMANSNAVTVKDMILRCLIQMIQARGDNIRSGWKTMFGVFTVAAREPYEGIVNMAFEHVTQIYNTRFGIVITQGAFPDLVVCLTEFSKNSKFQKKSLQAIETLKSTVSKMLRSPECPLSHRGSSAEEFHDENTNLAKQLSRQSKEEQFWYPILIAFQDVLMTGDDLEVRSRALTYLFETLIRYGGDYPQEFWDVLWRQLLYPIFVVLQSKSEMSKVPNHEELSVWLSTTMIQALRNMITLFTHYFDALEYMLGRILELLTLCICQENDTIARIGSNCLQQLILQNVMKFKQEHWEKVVGAFVELFSKTTAYELFTAAAAISTKSSEPHKSINGEVASNEGGTHETAEPSSARESLTDSSKTNGLQNVAHEHEEGDMPTAANSELEDYRTQAEVQQQPAAVTAARRRYFNRIITNCVLQLLMIETVHELFSNDKVYAQIPSHELLRLMGLLKKSYQFAKKFNEDKELRMQLWRQGFMKQPPNLLKQESGSAATYVHILFRMYHDEREERRNSRAETEAALIPLCADIIRSFVLLDEDSQHRNVIAWRPVVVDVLEGYTNFPSEGFDKHIQTFYPLSVDLLGRDLNPEIRMALQSLLRRIGEAKLGIPASQAPVNPRSSVSRRKDSVGR; encoded by the exons ATGGCGGAAGTTGAAAATGGCTCTGCGAATGAGCCAACCCAGACACCTCCGGCTCTGTCGCAGGCAGACAACAAAGAGCATGGGGTAGATGTTTCCACGCACTCCGACGCCTCCGATGCTGTCGAAGAGGACAAGCCCACGCTCCCCCAGGATATGGAACGCCAAAAGATCGATGTCAATGATTCACAAGGTCACAAGGAAGTACAAAGCGAATTGGACTCTATTGAACCTACTGAGCCTATAGAAACATCTTCAGACCCTTCGAAGGACGCTGTCGAGCCCCCAGCACCCGAAGATAAGCCATCGCTCCAGTCGGAGGCCAAGGATGAAAACACAGACAACACCCAAGATGGTAGCCAGGAAGTTAGTCCCGAACAGGGTTCTCCCGCCGAGAATCCAGATAGAGACTCTGTACCGCCCCAAGATGTACCTGTTCCGGACCCTCGCGTGCGCTCAGATTCGAGGTCAACGACTGCTACATTTGCGACACACCGTTCAGTTCCCGTTAGCTCCACTGTCTTCATTGTAACAGCTCTTGACACAATTGGCGCATCTCGAGAGGCCCGGAGGACCAAAGAATTAGAGGACGCTGTGAAGAGTGCGATTGCGAACGTCAAGCAATCGGATGGCCAACCCATAGATCCGGAAGTTATCTTTCGCCCTTTACTTCTTGCAACCAAGACTCTTAGCGTTCCTCTGCAAGTAACAGCACTCGATTGCATCGGGAAACTTATCACCTATTCATACTTCGCTTTCCCCAGTGCTCATGACGGCAATACCTCCCAAACCGAACCCACGCAAGAACAGCCACCGCTGATTGAACGAGCTATCGATGCGATCTGCGACTGTTTCGAGAACGAAGCCACGCCCAACGAGGTCCAACAACAAATCCTAAAATCACTCCTTGCGGCAGTTCTGAATGACAAAATTGTGGTTCACGGAGCTGGTCTCCTTAAAGCTGTCCGCCAGATATACAATATTTTCATCTACTCTAAGTCCAGTCAAAACCAGCAGATTGCCCAGGGATCCTTGACTCAGATGGTCAGCACAGTCTTTGACCGTGTTCGTGTAAGGCTTGAATTGAAAGAACTACACATACGTGATGGCGAAAAGGCACAGGGGTCCTCTTCTGACACTGTAACCCTGGATCCTGCGGAAAACCCTCAAACTAATGAGGAAGACCAAGGGTCTGACGTTGCCTCTGCTGCCGTCCCGGATCAACCCGTTGCTAAGGAGCCTACCGAGAAGTTGACATTGCAAAGTTTCGAGTCGAACAAAGATATCACATCTGTGAATGACAATGCTCCAACAACAGTTACGCGCGCCAAGGCCCGCCAGACCCCAGTGAGGTCCTTATCAATTTcaggggaggaaagagaagatggtgaaggcttagatgatgatgaagacgaagtaTATGTTAAAGATGCTTTCCTGGTTTTCCGGGCTCTATGCAAGCTGAGTCACAAGATTCTGAGCCACGAACAACAGCAGGATTTGAAGTCTCAAAACATGAGATCAAAACTGTTGTCCCTGCACCATATTCACTACCTAATCAACACCCACATTACCGTTTTCACGTCCCCTTTATTGACGATCAGGCAAAGCTCCAACAGCTCGGATGCGATGACTCTTCTACAAGCTGTTCGGCCTCACCTTTGCCTAAGTCTTAGCCGAAATGGCTCGAGCTCAGTGCCCAGAGTTTTCGAGGTGTGCTGTGAGATTTTCTGGCTTATGCTTAAGCATATGAgagtgatgatgaagaaagaactTGAGGTGTTCTTGAAAGAGATCTATCTAGCTATACTTGAGAAGCGAAACGCACCCGCTTTTCAAAAGCAGTATTTTATGGAAATTCTGGAAAGATTGGCGGACGACCCGCGTGCACTAGTTGAGATATATCTCAATTATGACTGTGACAGGACCGCACTGGAGAACATCTTCCAAAATATCATCGAACAGCTTTCTCGGTACGCCAGCGTACCGGTCTCCATTACCGCAGCCCAGCAGCATCAGTTCCAGGAGCACCATGTTAAGATCTCTCGTTTAGGTCTTGAGTGGCACCAGCGTGGTACTTTACCTCCGACTCTTACTACCGCGAATGTATCCAACATTCAACAGCCTAATCTGCAGGGCGTTCCTTCTGAGTATACCCTCAAATACCAATCTGTCGAATCTTTGGTCGAAATACTGCAATCGTTAGACAACTGGGCCTCACAGCGTATGGCCGATCAGGCTGTCACTAATATCACGTCTCACAAATCCATTGATAATTCGAGAGAATCATTGGATACAAATGCCGGCGCATTCCTTTCATCCCCAAGGGTCGATGCTACCGAGGGTAGCACTGGTCGGTCAACACCAGTGGCAGAAGACGATCCAAGCCAGATGGAGAAAgtcaagcaaagaaagattgcACTCATGAATGCTGTCCAGCAGTTCAATTTCAAACCTAAGCGTGGCATCAAGCTATTCATACAAGAAGGTTTCATCAAGTCCGATCCCGCCGAGATTGCGTCCTTGTTATACCGTAATGACCGGCTAGACAAGGCTATGGTAGGAGAATACCTTGGTGAAGGTGAAGCTGAGAACATTGCTATCATGCATGCGTTTGTTGACATGATGGATTTCACGAAGCGGCGCTTCGTTGATGCTCTTCGTGGCTTCCTGCAAAATTTCCGTCTTCCTGGAGAGGCACAGAAGATTGATCGTTTCATGCTCAAGTTTGCAGAGCGCTACACAACCCAAAATCCGAATGCTTTCGCAAATGCTGACACGGCTTACGTTCTTGCCTACTCCGTCATCTTGCTTAACACAGACCTGCATAGCAGCAAAATGAAGGGACGTCGTATGACGAAGGAGGAGTTCATTAAAAACAACAGGGGTATTAATGATAATCAGGACTTACCTGAGGAATATCTTACGTCTATTTACGACGAGATTGCAGGTAATGAAATTGTCCTTGATACAGAAAGAGAACACGCCGCAAATGTAGGAATGCCTACGGGCACACCTGGTGGGTTGGCATCACGGGCTGGGCAAGTCTTTGCAACAGTGGGAAGGGATATCCAAGGCGAGAAGTACGCTCAGGCCTCTGAAGAGATGGCTAACAAGACCGAGCAACTTTATCGAAGTTTGATTCGGGCGCAACGAAAAACGGCAGTCAGGGAGGCTCTCTCACGCTTTATTCCTGCTACCTCTGTCCGACACGTTGGTTCTATGTTCAATGTCACTTGgatgtctttcctttccggCTTATCTGCTCCAATGCAGGACACTCAGAACCTTGAAATGATTAAACTGTGCATGGAAGGAATGAAGGTAGCAATCCGAGTTAGTTGTTCGTTCGACTTGGAAACTCCACGAGTTGCATTTGTGACGGCTCTCGCTAAGTTCACGAACTTGGGCAACATTAGAGAAATGGTGGGGAAGAATGTCGAGGCTTTGAAAGCTCTGCTTGATGTAGCACTTACAGAAGGAAACTACCTCAAAAGCTCCTGGAGAGAGATCCTCACATGCGTTAGCCAGTTGGATCGGCTCCAACTTCTCACTGACGGCGTCGACGAAGGATCATTGCCCGACGTTTCGCGGGCGCGTATTGTGCCTCAAGCATCGTCAGAGGGTTCCCGCAAATCTTTCCAGTCATCAAGACGGCCGCGCCCTCGATCAATCAATGGCCCCACGGCCTTCCGCACCGAAGCTGCAATGGAAAGCCGATCTGCTGAGATGATAAGGGGCGTAGATCGAATCTTCACGAACACTGCCAATCTCTCTCATGAGGCCATCATCGACTTCATCCGGGCGCTGAGTGAAGTAAGTTGGCAAGAGATACAGTCTTCCGGACAAACCGACTCTCCCCGTACCTACAGTTTGCAAAAGCTCGTTGAGATTAGTTACTATAACATGACGAGAGTCAGGATAGAATGGTCCAAAATCTGGGAAGTCCTTGGACAGCATTTCAACCTTGTTGGATGCCACTCCAACACAACGGTGGTCTTTTTTGCGCTAGACTCGCTTCGTCAGCTGTCGATGCGCTTTATGGAGATCGAAGAGCTTCCAGGTTTCAAGTTTCAAAAAGATTTCCTCAAGCCATTTGAGCATGTCATGGCTAATAGCAACGCGGTAACCGTGAAAGACATGATTCTGCGATGTCTTATCCAGATGATTCAAGCCCGTGGAGATAACATTCGCTCTGGTTGGAAAACGATGTTTGGCGTCTTTACAGTCGCTGCTCGCGAGCCTTATG AGGGCATTGTGAATATGGCTTTCGAACATGTAACCCAGATCTATAATACACGGTTTGGCATTGTGATCACACAGGGTGCTTTCCCCGATCTGGTCGTATGCTTGACAGAGTTCTCTAAGAATTCGAAGTTCCAGAAGAAGTCCTTACAGGCTATCGAAACTTTGAAGTCAACTGTCTCAAAAATGCTCAGATCGCCCGAATGTCCTCTCTCTCATCGTGGCTCATCAGCTGAAGAATTTCATGATGAAAATACAAACCTTGCCAAGCAACTTAGCCGCCAATCTAAGGAGGAACAGTTCTGGTATCCTATCCTAATTGCGTTCCAAGACGTGTTGATGACTGGTGACGACCTTGAGGTTCGCTCACG AGCTTTGACATACCTTTTCGAAACGCTGATCAGATACGGTGGCGATTACCCTCAAGAATTCTGGGATGTTCTTTGGAGACAGCTCCTCTATCCTATCTTCGTCGTATTGCAGTCCAAATCGGAGATGTCCAAAGTACCTAACCATGAAGAGCTATCCGTGTGGCTATCCACTACGATGATTCAAGCATTGAGAAACATGATCACCCTTTTCACGCATTACTTCGACGCGTTAGAATACATGCTAGGACGCATACTGGAGCTCCTTACACTATGCATTTGTCAAGAGAACGATACTATCGCGCGAATTGGCAGCAACTGTTTACAACAGTTGATCTTGCAGAATGTTATGAAGTTCAAACAGGAGCACTGGGAGAAGGTGGTTGGTGCTTTCGTGGAGCTTTTCAGCAAGACCACTGCGTACGAGTTGTTTaccgcagcagcagctatCTCTACAAAGTCTTCCGAACCGCACAAATCCATTAACGGGGAAGTCGCAAGCAACGAGGGAGGTACACACGAGACTGCTGAACCATCCTCAGCACGGGAAAGTCTTACCGATTCTTCGAAGACTAATGGATTGCAAAATGTGGCACATGAGCATGAGGAAGGGGACATGCCTACGGCTGCCAACTCTGAGCTAGAAGACTATAGGACTCAGGCCGAGGTACAGCAACAGCCAGCTGCGGTCACTGCTGCCCGTCGTCGGTACTTCAACCGCATCATAACGAACTGTGTCCTTCAATTGCTCATGATCGAAACTGTCCATGAACTCTTCTCCAACGACAAAGTTTATGCACAGATTCCAAGCCACGAGCTTCTTCGACTAATGGGACTTCTGAAGAAGAGTTACCAATTTGCGAAGAAATTCAACGAGGACAAAGAACTGCGCATGCAACTTTGGCGCCAAGGATTCATGAAGCAGCCGCCAAACCTTCTCAAGCAGGAGAGTGGAAGTGCTGCAACCTACGTCCACATCCTTTTCCGTATGTACCATGatgagagagaggaaaggaggaataGCCGTGCAGAAACAGAGGCTGCACTCATTCC ACTCTGTGCCGATATAATTCGTAGTTTTGTCCTTCTTGACGAAGATTCGCAACATCGGAATGTGATCGCTTGGCGTCCCGTAGTGGTAGACGTGCTGGAAGGATATACGAACTTCCCTTCTGAAGGCTTTGACAAGCACATCCAAACCTTCTATCCGCTATCTGTTGATCTCCTCGGCCGCGACTTGAACCCTGAAATACGCATGGCGCTTCAATCGTTACTTCGCAGAATTGGCGAAGCAAAATTGGGAATCCCTGCTTCGCAAGCACCTGTTAACCCGCGAAGCTCGGTCTCCCGTCGTAAAGACAGCGTCGGGCGTTGA